A single region of the Bicyclus anynana chromosome 16, ilBicAnyn1.1, whole genome shotgun sequence genome encodes:
- the LOC112052220 gene encoding beta-1,4-galactosyltransferase 1, with amino-acid sequence MYAVKRKVLYCGVVIVILIILLHPDRNGTRNYYYISKENILNCLRPEIANNLSSTALADCDYYDIIHDDTTLPLSIAEGDLVENHRIKEGGEYAPVECRPKFSTAIIVPYRDRAEQLRGFLVYMHLFLRQQHIHYRIYVVEQVDSRPFNRAKLINIGARAAMQAGYPCLVLHDVDLLPLKLANIYACTELPRHMSCSINKFRFVLPYLNKFDGVVSISSKQYKTVNGMSNQYFGWSGEDDDFYKRLEAHSIELSRFEPSTSQYHMVAYEGQLKRPEKSESLANAKERMTSDGLNSLKYTEVATVLHPLFTHIMVDL; translated from the exons ATGTATGCGGTAAAAAGAAAAGTTCTGTATTGCGGTGTGGTCATAGTGATATTGATCATACTACTGCATCCAGATAGAAATGGAACACGAAATTACTATTATATctcgaaagaaaatatattaaattgtttaCGTCCAGAAATAGCCAATAATTTATCGAGTACAGCATTAGCTGACTGTGACTATTATGATATTATACACGATGACACCACATTACCTCTTAGCATTGCTGAAGGCGATTTAGTTGAGAACCACAGGATAAAGGAGGGTGGGGAATATGCCCCTGTCGAGTGCAGGCCCAAATTTAGTACAGCTATCATTGTTCCATATAG GGACAGAGCTGAGCAATTGCGAGGATTCCTAGTATACATGCATTTGTTCCTGCGGCAACAACACATCCACTATAGGATATATGTTGTCGAACAAGTTGATTCACGTCCATTCAATAGGGCCAAGTTGATCAACATTGGTGCTCGTGCTGCTATGCAGGCAGGGTACCCATGCTTAGTACTTCATGATGTTGATCTGTTGCCGTTAAAGCTAGCAAATATATATGCATGTACAGAACTGCCACGGCATATGTCGTGTAGCATCAACAAATTTAG ATTTGTACTACCATATCTCAACAAATTTGACGGTGTTGTATCCATATCGTCGAAGCAGTATAAAACCGTGAATGGAATGAGCAATCAGTACTTTGGTTGGAGTGGTGAAGATGACGACTTTTATAAACGCCTTGAAGCACATAGTATAGAACTCTCTCGTTTTGAACCCTCCACTAGTCAATATCACATGGTAGCATATGAAGGGCAACTTAAACG gccaGAAAAAAGTGAATCGTTAGCCAATGCAAAGGAAAGGATGACAAGTGATGGCCTTAACTCTTTGAAGTATACAGAAGTAGCGACTGTTCTCCATCCACTTTTTACTCATATCATGGTAGATTTGTAG
- the LOC112052219 gene encoding putative uncharacterized protein DDB_G0285869 isoform X2: MMTTSDEKQALFVAVDNELFAEVNEDHVFNNSLEVIRKCTKQNIHDTSWDQSHYISATSIREFKDSKRELTPPYMSIIIDACPTDSRMDNSTQTDILAPNSDLIDVDLSFCKDFHEDDSSSNDGTERSTASKRCRRNSFDEAIEARPRKKTKCTTDSCTSSNSDVTDSKTQESSSRLCSESDVSFKSIKSNYSYKSRKGRRKSDSNLIRDVLQRSRRFSSNNSNYSEHNTSGTPRKEKSHRRSNRTKVWKIMDICTWIGKKGYQSITGLYSDVLRENVRNKGIESNLVEQEVKQLHKFVEQVDEKHTLCSNKLARENEELREQMKEMMKKISNLECKLSQQVALPPSPPCVPPPPPPPPPPPPPPPPPPERKPLARAHTIPRCGSAPPRMTPRLSITPQDIANVKLRKAKDNPVRPKPKDDKQPLVTQDILEATKAKLGRNRPVAASTPKQQLTELEKLLQESTVTSLYRRRVTRGTFRNGEELRARPYPASRCARSPLSPRSPRSNSISRNPASASPLKFPIFCPSTPNK, translated from the exons ATGATGACGACTTCTGATGAAAAACAAGCTTTATTTGTAGCTGTTGACAATGAATTGTTTGCAGAAGTTAACGAGGACCATGTATTTAATAACTCATTAGAAGTTATTAGAAAATGTACGAAGCAAAACATACACGACACATCTTGGGATCAGAGTCATTATATAAGTGCTACTTCGATTAGAGAGTTCAAAGATAGCAAACGAGAATTGACTCCTCCGTATATGAGTATAATAATTGATGCATGTCCAACGGACAGTAGAATGGATAATAGCACACAGACGGATATCTTAGCTCCAAATTCAGATCTAATTGACGTAGATTTATCGTTCTGTAAAGATTTTCATGAAGATGATTCTTCATCAAATGACGGCACTGAAAGATCAACAGCTAGTAAACGATGTAGACGCAATTCTTTTGACGAAGCTATTGAAGCAAGACCAAGGAAAAAGACTAAATGTACAACCGACTCCTGTACATCAAGTAATAGTGATGTGACTGATTCTAAAACACAAGAATCTTCAAGCCGATTATGCTCCGAATCTGATGTGTCATTTAAGtcaattaaaagtaattattcTTATAAATCACGCAAGGGACGAAGGAAATCTGACTCCAATTTGATCCGCGATGTATTGCAAAGATCCAGGAGATTCAGTAGTAATAATTCTAATTACTCCGAACACAATACATCAG GAACTCCTAGAAAGGAAAAATCGCATCGTCGTTCCAACCGTACGAAAGTATGGAAGATCATGGATATTTGCACTTGGATTGGTAAAAAG GGTTACCAGTCCATAACGGGATTATATTCCGATGTACTTCGGGAAAACGTTAGAAACAAGGGAATAGAAAGTAATTTGGTGGAGCAAGAAGTGAAACAACTGCACAAGTTTGTTGAACAAGTGGACGAGAAGCATACGCTGTGTTCAAACAAGTTAGCTCGAGAGAATGAAGAACTTCGCGAACAGATGAAGGAAATGATGAAGAAAATTTCGAATTTGGAATGCAAGCTTAg TCAGCAAGTAGCATTGCCACCAAGTCCGCCATGCGTGCCCcctccgccgccgccgccgccgcctccccctccccctcccccgCCGCCACCGGAGAGGAAGCCCTTGGCGCGGGCACACACCATTCCCAGATGCGGATCAGCACCACCCAGGATGACACCACGACTCTCCATCACTCCGCAGGACATTGCTAACGTGAAACTGAGGaaagccaag GACAACCCTGTACGACCAAAACCCAAAGATGACAAGCAGCCCCTGGTGACGCAAGATATACTGGAAGCGACTAAAGCTAAACTCGGCCGCAACCGCCCAGTCGCCGCTTCTACTCCTAAACAACAACTTACGGAACTGGAAAA GTTGTTACAAGAATCGACAGTGACGTCACTTTACCGACGCCGAGTGACGCGCGGCACGTTTCGAAATGGGGAAGAGTTACGCGCGCGACCGTACCCTGCTTCTCGTTGTGCACGTTCCCCACTCTCTCCTCGCTCCCCACGTTCTAACTCCATCTCCCGTAACCCCGCTTCCGCTTCCCCACTCAAGTTCCCGATTTTTTGTCCCAGTACACCTAATAAATGA
- the LOC112052219 gene encoding putative uncharacterized protein DDB_G0285869 isoform X1, whose amino-acid sequence MMTTSDEKQALFVAVDNELFAEVNEDHVFNNSLEVIRKCTKQNIHDTSWDQSHYISATSIREFKDSKRELTPPYMSIIIDACPTDSRMDNSTQTDILAPNSDLIDVDLSFCKDFHEDDSSSNDGTERSTASKRCRRNSFDEAIEARPRKKTKCTTDSCTSSNSDVTDSKTQESSSRLCSESDVSFKSIKSNYSYKSRKGRRKSDSNLIRDVLQRSRRFSSNNSNYSEHNTSGTPRKEKSHRRSNRTKVWKIMDICTWIGKKGYQSITGLYSDVLRENVRNKGIESNLVEQEVKQLHKFVEQVDEKHTLCSNKLARENEELREQMKEMMKKISNLECKLSSQQVALPPSPPCVPPPPPPPPPPPPPPPPPPERKPLARAHTIPRCGSAPPRMTPRLSITPQDIANVKLRKAKDNPVRPKPKDDKQPLVTQDILEATKAKLGRNRPVAASTPKQQLTELEKLLQESTVTSLYRRRVTRGTFRNGEELRARPYPASRCARSPLSPRSPRSNSISRNPASASPLKFPIFCPSTPNK is encoded by the exons ATGATGACGACTTCTGATGAAAAACAAGCTTTATTTGTAGCTGTTGACAATGAATTGTTTGCAGAAGTTAACGAGGACCATGTATTTAATAACTCATTAGAAGTTATTAGAAAATGTACGAAGCAAAACATACACGACACATCTTGGGATCAGAGTCATTATATAAGTGCTACTTCGATTAGAGAGTTCAAAGATAGCAAACGAGAATTGACTCCTCCGTATATGAGTATAATAATTGATGCATGTCCAACGGACAGTAGAATGGATAATAGCACACAGACGGATATCTTAGCTCCAAATTCAGATCTAATTGACGTAGATTTATCGTTCTGTAAAGATTTTCATGAAGATGATTCTTCATCAAATGACGGCACTGAAAGATCAACAGCTAGTAAACGATGTAGACGCAATTCTTTTGACGAAGCTATTGAAGCAAGACCAAGGAAAAAGACTAAATGTACAACCGACTCCTGTACATCAAGTAATAGTGATGTGACTGATTCTAAAACACAAGAATCTTCAAGCCGATTATGCTCCGAATCTGATGTGTCATTTAAGtcaattaaaagtaattattcTTATAAATCACGCAAGGGACGAAGGAAATCTGACTCCAATTTGATCCGCGATGTATTGCAAAGATCCAGGAGATTCAGTAGTAATAATTCTAATTACTCCGAACACAATACATCAG GAACTCCTAGAAAGGAAAAATCGCATCGTCGTTCCAACCGTACGAAAGTATGGAAGATCATGGATATTTGCACTTGGATTGGTAAAAAG GGTTACCAGTCCATAACGGGATTATATTCCGATGTACTTCGGGAAAACGTTAGAAACAAGGGAATAGAAAGTAATTTGGTGGAGCAAGAAGTGAAACAACTGCACAAGTTTGTTGAACAAGTGGACGAGAAGCATACGCTGTGTTCAAACAAGTTAGCTCGAGAGAATGAAGAACTTCGCGAACAGATGAAGGAAATGATGAAGAAAATTTCGAATTTGGAATGCAAGCTTAg caGTCAGCAAGTAGCATTGCCACCAAGTCCGCCATGCGTGCCCcctccgccgccgccgccgccgcctccccctccccctcccccgCCGCCACCGGAGAGGAAGCCCTTGGCGCGGGCACACACCATTCCCAGATGCGGATCAGCACCACCCAGGATGACACCACGACTCTCCATCACTCCGCAGGACATTGCTAACGTGAAACTGAGGaaagccaag GACAACCCTGTACGACCAAAACCCAAAGATGACAAGCAGCCCCTGGTGACGCAAGATATACTGGAAGCGACTAAAGCTAAACTCGGCCGCAACCGCCCAGTCGCCGCTTCTACTCCTAAACAACAACTTACGGAACTGGAAAA GTTGTTACAAGAATCGACAGTGACGTCACTTTACCGACGCCGAGTGACGCGCGGCACGTTTCGAAATGGGGAAGAGTTACGCGCGCGACCGTACCCTGCTTCTCGTTGTGCACGTTCCCCACTCTCTCCTCGCTCCCCACGTTCTAACTCCATCTCCCGTAACCCCGCTTCCGCTTCCCCACTCAAGTTCCCGATTTTTTGTCCCAGTACACCTAATAAATGA